The following coding sequences lie in one Niabella agricola genomic window:
- a CDS encoding HlyD family secretion protein yields the protein MGKGIKVAEELSQEGLKEFSLNKTFQERSDIAQEIISRKPDFYEKWALLLFSTVLLLLTTSTWFIKYPDIIEADAFLTGQNAPKEIVPYQTGKLTVLFVKNNQKVKQGEFLGWLESNADPNEVIDLATRLDSSIKLVGNGSPGRIAKLFGKRFNVLGELQTDYQTFTTTLLQYSDYLVNGFYSNRKAMLRNDIVSLQTMKNKVAEQKNFITKDNELAKNTFEMNEKLFREKVISAEEYRQAQSALLNKKKADPQVDMSILAQQNLISDKQKEIDQLNIDIFHQQQTFEQALQTLKSKVDDWLRHFTIRAPTDGIVVFAVPLQQNQFIEAGKILGYVNPSDTKYYAEIRLSQNNFGKVDTGMKVQLRFDAYPYQETGFVSGTLNYVSSISVDSAFLGSVRLDGGLITNQQKTIQYRNGLSARALVITKDMRLLERLYYSIVKATSISK from the coding sequence ATGGGTAAAGGCATTAAAGTGGCTGAAGAACTGTCCCAAGAGGGATTAAAGGAATTTTCATTAAACAAAACCTTTCAAGAGCGGTCAGATATCGCCCAAGAGATCATAAGTCGCAAACCCGACTTTTATGAAAAATGGGCTTTGCTGTTATTTTCTACAGTGCTATTATTATTGACGACAAGTACTTGGTTTATTAAATATCCTGACATTATCGAAGCCGATGCCTTTCTTACGGGTCAAAATGCTCCTAAAGAGATTGTTCCATATCAAACGGGCAAGCTAACCGTGCTTTTCGTTAAGAATAACCAAAAAGTTAAACAAGGAGAATTTCTAGGTTGGCTCGAATCAAACGCCGATCCAAATGAAGTAATTGATCTAGCCACAAGACTTGACAGCAGTATCAAATTGGTAGGTAATGGTAGCCCCGGTCGGATAGCCAAACTTTTTGGAAAGCGTTTCAACGTGCTTGGAGAACTACAAACTGACTACCAAACTTTTACTACAACCCTTCTACAATATAGTGACTATCTCGTTAATGGCTTTTATTCGAATAGGAAAGCCATGTTACGTAATGATATTGTATCTCTTCAGACCATGAAGAACAAAGTGGCTGAGCAGAAAAATTTTATAACAAAAGATAATGAGCTTGCTAAAAATACTTTTGAAATGAATGAAAAGCTTTTTAGAGAGAAGGTAATATCTGCCGAGGAATATCGTCAAGCACAAAGTGCCCTTTTAAATAAAAAGAAAGCAGACCCACAGGTAGATATGAGTATATTAGCCCAGCAAAATCTTATAAGTGACAAGCAGAAGGAAATTGATCAACTCAATATTGATATCTTTCACCAACAGCAGACATTTGAGCAAGCTTTACAAACGCTAAAAAGTAAAGTTGATGATTGGCTACGCCATTTTACTATTCGGGCTCCTACAGATGGTATAGTTGTTTTTGCCGTTCCATTACAGCAGAATCAATTTATTGAAGCAGGAAAAATATTGGGTTACGTGAATCCCTCAGACACCAAATACTATGCAGAAATTCGCCTATCTCAAAACAATTTTGGCAAGGTCGATACCGGTATGAAAGTACAGCTAAGATTTGACGCCTATCCATATCAAGAAACAGGATTTGTTTCCGGTACCTTAAACTATGTATCCTCAATTTCCGTGGACAGCGCATTTTTAGGAAGTGTGCGTCTGGATGGGGGGTTGATTACGAACCAACAAAAAACCATTCAATACAGGAATGGGTTGAGCGCCCGAGCTCTAGTAATTACAAAAGATATGCGGCTATTGGAGCGGTTGTATTATTCGATAGTAAAGGCTACATCTATTAGTAAATAG
- a CDS encoding peptidase domain-containing ABC transporter gives MKVAFYKQLNAMDCGPTCLRIVAKFYGKHYNADTLRQMAGFSKAGVSLLGISDTAEKIGFRTRGAKLSLKQLTEAALPAILHWDQHHFVVLTEIRRKKVKIADPSKGLLSYTTTDFLNHWASSSDEQDNAIGIALLLEPTPAFYENEGEKEKKLNWSLVSKYLQSARWQIVQVFIALLITSLLSLVFPFLTQSVVDTGINTQNLQFIVIVLVAQVMLTFSQTVVNFIRSRILLRVSNVLNIQILSDFWIKLTRLPVSYFDLHHIGDTLQRIGDHRAIQGFLTGTALNTIFSFFNFIVYAIVLMIYSVELFFIFCIGSIIYFVWVQLFLRIRRKLNYETFHLSAKENNATLQLIQGMQEIRLNNAEKQKRWEWENIQANVFKLGFKNLNYSQVQSAGATFINSLQGIAISFIVAKLVIDGKLTLGAMLAVQYVIGQLSGPIQQWVGFVQSLQDARISMERLNEIHQLDDEEDIEKRYITQLPDCKSIAISDLTFTYPGAGNDPVLENINLIIPENKVTAIVGVSGSGKTTLVKLLLKIYEQYDGEIRIGTQILNNKEGLKFTFLSHHFWRNECGAVLQDGYIFNDTIARNIAVGEEEIDLNRLIQSCRIANIQSFVEALPNGYYTKLGAEGTGVSQGQRQRILIARAVYKNPSYLFFDEATNSLDANNEKEIIENLARFFMGRTVVIVAHRLSTVKNADKIVVLDQGKIVEEGTHEELSNLKGKYYELVKNQLELGN, from the coding sequence GTGAAGGTTGCCTTCTATAAACAGCTTAATGCCATGGATTGCGGACCAACCTGTCTGCGGATAGTTGCTAAGTTTTATGGAAAACATTATAACGCTGATACATTGCGTCAGATGGCTGGCTTTAGCAAAGCGGGTGTTTCCTTATTAGGGATTAGCGATACAGCTGAAAAAATTGGTTTTAGAACAAGGGGGGCTAAACTATCCTTGAAACAATTGACAGAGGCAGCATTGCCAGCTATCCTACATTGGGATCAACATCATTTTGTTGTGTTGACCGAAATCAGAAGAAAAAAAGTCAAAATCGCTGATCCAAGCAAGGGGTTGCTTTCATATACCACAACAGATTTTTTAAACCATTGGGCCTCCTCTAGCGATGAACAGGACAATGCTATTGGAATTGCCCTATTATTGGAGCCCACACCTGCATTTTATGAAAACGAAGGGGAGAAAGAAAAAAAACTTAACTGGTCGTTGGTATCAAAATATCTACAGTCAGCCCGGTGGCAAATCGTGCAAGTATTTATTGCTTTACTGATCACATCCCTGTTATCCCTAGTATTTCCATTTCTCACTCAAAGCGTTGTCGATACTGGAATTAATACACAAAACCTTCAATTCATAGTAATTGTCCTGGTTGCTCAGGTAATGCTTACCTTCAGTCAAACTGTTGTAAATTTTATTCGAAGCCGGATATTGCTAAGGGTGTCTAATGTATTAAATATTCAGATTTTGTCTGACTTCTGGATCAAACTTACGCGGCTCCCTGTTTCCTATTTTGATCTTCATCATATTGGGGACACTTTGCAGCGCATTGGTGATCATCGCGCGATTCAGGGCTTTCTTACGGGAACTGCTTTAAATACGATCTTCTCATTTTTTAATTTTATCGTATATGCAATTGTGCTAATGATCTATAGCGTTGAATTATTCTTTATTTTTTGCATAGGCAGTATCATATATTTTGTTTGGGTTCAGCTGTTTTTACGAATAAGGCGAAAGTTAAATTATGAAACCTTTCACTTATCAGCTAAAGAAAATAATGCTACGTTACAATTGATCCAGGGTATGCAGGAAATCCGATTGAACAACGCCGAAAAGCAAAAACGCTGGGAATGGGAGAATATACAAGCAAACGTATTCAAGCTGGGATTTAAAAATCTTAACTATAGCCAAGTACAATCTGCGGGTGCCACTTTTATTAACAGCCTGCAAGGCATCGCTATTAGTTTTATTGTGGCTAAACTAGTAATTGACGGAAAACTAACATTGGGGGCCATGCTGGCGGTACAGTACGTCATAGGTCAGCTCAGTGGTCCAATACAACAATGGGTGGGCTTTGTGCAAAGTCTACAGGATGCCAGAATAAGTATGGAACGGCTGAACGAAATCCATCAATTGGATGATGAAGAAGACATAGAAAAAAGATATATCACACAGCTGCCAGATTGTAAATCCATCGCTATTAGCGATCTTACTTTTACTTATCCCGGTGCTGGTAATGATCCGGTTCTTGAGAATATTAACTTGATAATTCCGGAAAACAAAGTGACCGCTATTGTAGGCGTCAGCGGCAGTGGAAAAACTACCTTGGTAAAATTGCTACTGAAAATATACGAGCAGTACGATGGAGAAATAAGAATTGGTACGCAGATCCTAAATAATAAAGAAGGATTAAAGTTTACTTTTCTCAGCCACCACTTCTGGAGGAACGAGTGTGGTGCTGTATTGCAAGATGGTTATATCTTTAATGATACAATTGCCCGGAATATAGCAGTAGGAGAAGAAGAGATTGATTTGAACCGTTTGATCCAAAGTTGCCGCATTGCTAATATTCAATCCTTTGTTGAGGCGCTCCCCAATGGGTATTATACAAAACTGGGCGCCGAAGGTACCGGCGTCAGCCAAGGCCAACGCCAACGGATACTGATAGCGCGAGCAGTGTATAAAAACCCTTCTTATTTGTTCTTTGATGAGGCAACTAATTCTTTGGACGCTAACAATGAAAAGGAAATCATAGAAAACTTAGCACGGTTTTTTATGGGCAGAACCGTAGTGATTGTTGCGCATCGTTTGAGTACTGTAAAAAATGCAGATAAGATTGTCGTACTGGACCAGGGCAAAATCGTTGAAGAAGGAACCCATGAGGAACTCTCCAATTTAAAAGGAAAATATTATGAACTTGTAAAAAACCAACTAGAACTGGGTAATTAA
- a CDS encoding vitamin K epoxide reductase family protein, which translates to MFHLLKNLLEPQTNVPEAACLLAQELGLKITNTTLTREILEHPNYQSLLSISDVLNRYGVDNLAISLPGEQLSKVPVPFVVALKGAKQKIAFFSVVRNIEGDNVYYYDPEKQKWAVLPLIEFQQKYIGKVLMVETNIEEPIKEKDYEKKLNKERQNKLMKQLAVLCIPTISLVACITAIMQAGLSALLPTVFTLLTLTGSTIGVLLLYYDLDRHNSGLQQICSGGKKINCNAILQSKASKILGVSWSVIGFSYFIGQLFLLLVIGVTHPTALFMVSWINMVTLPYIFFSVYYQWRVAKQWCPLCLSVQTILALQFITALTGGWYLISPAVALSVQWILPLIAGFIIPLFAVTIAVSALEKAKEGRKYKNELHRLKLNPEVFEAVLEKQKQLATSTEGLGIIIGKRDAQFRIIKVCNPYCSPCAAAHLTLDELLRENEDIHVQIIFTATNNETDIKAPPTKHLLAIAEKGDEALTKQALDDWYLAKEKDYQKFAAKYPIPALNEGNGAPARQTEQIEAMNEWCNNTGIQYTPTIFILRPSTRDDVNAKWYQLPEAYTINELKYFLSK; encoded by the coding sequence ATGTTTCATCTGCTAAAAAACCTGCTGGAGCCACAAACCAATGTGCCCGAAGCCGCCTGCCTATTAGCGCAGGAGCTTGGCTTGAAAATTACGAATACAACCCTTACTCGGGAAATACTAGAACATCCCAACTATCAAAGCCTACTTAGTATAAGTGACGTGTTAAATCGATATGGGGTCGATAACCTGGCAATCAGCTTACCGGGAGAGCAGTTGTCAAAAGTACCGGTTCCTTTTGTAGTCGCTTTAAAGGGTGCGAAACAAAAAATAGCTTTTTTCAGTGTTGTAAGAAATATTGAAGGTGACAACGTTTATTATTATGACCCTGAAAAACAGAAGTGGGCAGTACTGCCTTTAATTGAATTTCAACAAAAATACATAGGGAAAGTACTGATGGTTGAAACCAATATCGAAGAGCCTATAAAAGAAAAGGACTATGAAAAAAAGTTAAACAAAGAACGGCAAAATAAATTAATGAAACAACTTGCAGTTCTTTGCATTCCAACTATTTCGTTGGTAGCTTGCATTACCGCTATCATGCAAGCGGGTTTAAGTGCCCTATTGCCCACGGTTTTTACACTCCTTACCTTAACAGGATCAACCATTGGAGTGCTGCTGCTTTATTACGACTTAGACAGGCATAATTCTGGGCTCCAGCAGATTTGCAGTGGAGGCAAAAAGATAAACTGTAATGCTATTTTACAATCGAAGGCCTCCAAAATTTTGGGAGTGAGTTGGAGTGTTATTGGATTTTCATACTTCATAGGCCAGCTCTTCTTATTACTTGTAATTGGGGTTACGCATCCTACAGCACTATTTATGGTAAGCTGGATAAATATGGTAACGCTTCCTTATATATTTTTCTCTGTGTATTATCAGTGGCGTGTAGCGAAACAATGGTGCCCTTTATGCCTAAGTGTGCAAACCATACTTGCATTACAATTTATTACAGCTTTGACAGGAGGATGGTATTTGATATCCCCTGCGGTGGCTCTAAGTGTACAATGGATATTACCGTTAATTGCAGGTTTTATTATACCTTTATTTGCGGTAACAATAGCTGTTTCTGCTCTAGAAAAAGCCAAAGAAGGTAGAAAATATAAAAATGAATTGCACCGCCTTAAACTGAATCCAGAAGTATTTGAAGCTGTGTTGGAAAAACAAAAACAGCTGGCAACATCAACAGAAGGCTTAGGCATAATTATTGGCAAGCGGGACGCACAATTTAGGATTATAAAAGTATGCAACCCCTATTGTAGTCCCTGTGCTGCCGCACATTTAACTCTGGATGAACTTCTGCGTGAAAATGAAGACATACACGTCCAGATTATTTTTACAGCCACTAACAACGAAACTGATATTAAAGCTCCCCCCACCAAACATTTACTAGCCATCGCAGAAAAAGGGGACGAGGCTCTAACAAAGCAGGCATTAGATGACTGGTATTTAGCCAAGGAAAAAGACTATCAAAAGTTTGCTGCAAAATACCCAATTCCGGCCTTAAATGAAGGAAATGGTGCGCCAGCTCGACAGACTGAGCAAATAGAAGCCATGAACGAATGGTGCAACAACACGGGAATTCAATATACACCAACAATTTTCATACTGCGTCCGTCAACAAGGGATGATGTCAATGCGAAGTGGTACCAATTACCTGAAGCGTACACAATTAACGAGTTAAAATATTTCTTGTCTAAATAA
- a CDS encoding TlpA family protein disulfide reductase yields the protein MINSALDSHLFKLNSAKNIFLTVLSILYFSIIGKSQVVVSGSILSPDKQRIFVVTPISGFYTIHIVDSSYELRVDSNGNFERSIPLKEPFQLGIIIGSNRIDFLGIPGDTINLRINVPKLEGNSNIVDAVEFKGKNNAGHTLFRTHCFPPIGMYQDFRKFLENSNWYGGLRRLTLFDSLLNTQTKMFDNLYLKGEVSKPYHIFVTSIIKNYLVSAVAGQVKESRNYSPEEKMEFLGAFYSKYQLPFSDPLFRNSFFSGFISGWQLDYLRALKEGNNGTALDRYVTINGHKYFLNRNLALHQYAPKQLAEGLWALSLISLKRLFGGSYNQRDVDTYKAYYPNSPFNKYLQPPVFGFFPWTKEDSLSKVKIIAIGNKDNIDSIISKHFKNENVLVDLWATWCVPCKQEFLHNPELEQYFRNYNIKRLYISLDPMTDKNVMINDIYAYHLSGTHVMMTYALQKDIIKRIYNGAENNRTIPRYFFIDSTGRIVDTNLVRPSQQKHFSKKIGHYLYGTR from the coding sequence ATGATAAACTCCGCCCTAGATTCGCATCTTTTCAAACTAAATTCAGCAAAAAATATTTTTCTTACAGTTTTAAGTATCCTATACTTTTCTATAATCGGTAAAAGCCAAGTTGTTGTAAGTGGCTCCATTCTTAGCCCTGATAAACAAAGGATTTTTGTAGTTACTCCTATCAGCGGTTTTTATACTATTCATATTGTTGATTCGTCATACGAATTGAGGGTAGATTCGAACGGCAACTTCGAAAGAAGTATTCCTCTTAAAGAACCCTTTCAATTAGGCATAATAATTGGCTCCAATCGGATAGATTTTTTGGGTATCCCCGGGGACACAATTAATTTGAGGATCAATGTTCCGAAGCTTGAAGGCAATTCCAATATAGTAGATGCAGTCGAATTTAAAGGAAAGAATAATGCGGGACACACTCTATTTAGAACACACTGCTTTCCACCTATTGGGATGTATCAGGACTTTAGAAAATTCTTAGAAAATTCAAACTGGTATGGAGGACTAAGGAGGTTAACACTTTTCGACTCGTTATTGAATACTCAGACAAAAATGTTTGATAACCTTTATTTAAAAGGAGAAGTCTCCAAACCGTATCACATTTTTGTTACGTCAATCATCAAGAACTATTTAGTCAGTGCAGTCGCTGGCCAAGTGAAGGAAAGCAGAAATTACTCACCTGAAGAAAAGATGGAATTTCTTGGAGCGTTCTATAGTAAGTATCAACTACCGTTCTCCGATCCTCTATTTCGAAACAGTTTCTTTTCCGGCTTTATTTCAGGTTGGCAATTAGATTATTTGCGAGCATTAAAAGAAGGAAATAATGGAACCGCATTGGATAGATATGTTACTATAAATGGGCATAAATATTTCTTGAATAGGAATCTGGCGTTGCATCAATATGCACCGAAACAACTAGCGGAAGGTCTTTGGGCATTGAGCTTAATTAGTTTGAAACGATTATTCGGAGGTAGTTATAATCAAAGGGATGTTGATACATATAAAGCATATTATCCAAACAGTCCATTTAATAAATACCTACAACCTCCGGTTTTTGGATTTTTCCCTTGGACAAAAGAAGATTCTCTGTCTAAAGTTAAAATCATTGCAATTGGTAATAAAGACAATATCGATAGTATTATTTCAAAGCACTTTAAAAATGAAAATGTTCTGGTGGATCTTTGGGCAACATGGTGTGTGCCCTGCAAACAGGAGTTCCTACACAATCCTGAACTAGAGCAATATTTTAGGAATTACAATATTAAACGTTTATACATTTCTCTTGACCCAATGACGGATAAAAATGTGATGATTAATGATATCTACGCGTACCATTTATCTGGCACTCATGTAATGATGACTTACGCGTTGCAAAAGGACATTATAAAAAGAATTTATAATGGAGCAGAAAACAATCGAACTATTCCACGATATTTTTTTATTGATAGCACAGGACGAATCGTAGATACAAATCTTGTTCGGCCTAGCCAACAGAAACATTTCTCGAAAAAAATTGGTCACTATTTATACGGAACGCGGTAA
- a CDS encoding DUF6734 family protein, whose protein sequence is MTICQTLWVNDKNLLKDSFGWLSPQHHIMGWALSCLKLTSNYSTVNLYTDASGVELFKDELNLPYSSILNEYSKLDVQTDLWAIPKLLTYAKQDEAFLHVDGDVFVWHPFEEKLLSANLIAQNLEKGTGHYYQVFAPLVEKLKYMPQWLKSNLYSTNLRAYNAGILGGSDNAFFKTYVATAMKFIEKNKSVELNTNFNILYEQLLFYSLAKQNKKQVSCLLDKIFGDNGYTRSEVAFFPNANKLRYLHLIGAYKRDKEICDWVARHLFHENPELYLRIIALFKEKHYFYTSKIREAHSLQVPNNKTAFSFTRTERLLKRLDSEISFKSLVQLKSYVSQSENLVIKALFAYEQKIKQLCTKFKKKDAAILKQLEMDSISSLAFLSASDEVQQATVFKRNPYLEVVYSANDWTTLQIAEKGYIGLKTSNKKDIVIGILPEMFFSGFREVALDDISVNLIILAEQEISYSQLTTSAKHYFPKSGGKSEEKSFNELMLLKMEYLITNKILFVVQTSGDESKI, encoded by the coding sequence ATGACTATTTGCCAGACACTTTGGGTAAATGACAAAAACCTCCTAAAAGATAGCTTTGGCTGGCTTAGCCCACAACATCACATTATGGGATGGGCCCTAAGTTGTTTGAAATTAACGAGTAATTACTCAACTGTAAATCTCTATACAGATGCTTCTGGGGTCGAACTTTTTAAAGACGAGCTTAACCTTCCCTATTCAAGTATTTTGAACGAGTACTCAAAGCTGGATGTGCAAACAGATCTCTGGGCTATTCCAAAGTTATTAACTTACGCAAAACAAGACGAAGCTTTTCTACATGTAGATGGTGATGTTTTTGTTTGGCATCCGTTTGAAGAAAAGTTGTTATCGGCTAATTTGATTGCACAGAATTTAGAAAAGGGAACCGGGCATTACTATCAGGTTTTTGCCCCTTTGGTAGAAAAGCTAAAATATATGCCCCAATGGCTTAAATCAAATTTGTATTCTACAAACCTCAGAGCTTACAATGCTGGTATTCTGGGTGGGAGCGACAACGCATTCTTCAAGACATATGTTGCAACGGCAATGAAGTTTATTGAAAAAAACAAATCTGTTGAATTGAATACCAACTTCAACATACTTTATGAACAACTACTTTTCTATTCATTAGCTAAACAAAATAAAAAACAAGTTAGCTGTTTATTAGATAAAATATTTGGCGATAACGGATATACTAGGTCCGAGGTCGCATTTTTTCCCAATGCAAATAAATTACGTTACCTGCATTTAATCGGTGCTTACAAACGTGATAAGGAGATCTGCGATTGGGTAGCTCGGCATCTCTTTCACGAAAATCCTGAATTATATTTGCGCATCATTGCCCTATTTAAAGAAAAGCATTATTTCTACACATCTAAAATACGGGAGGCTCATTCATTACAAGTCCCTAATAACAAAACAGCTTTCTCTTTCACTAGAACAGAACGTTTATTGAAACGACTTGATTCTGAGATCAGTTTTAAATCATTAGTTCAGTTAAAAAGTTATGTAAGTCAAAGTGAAAATTTAGTGATAAAAGCTCTTTTTGCCTACGAACAAAAAATTAAACAGCTCTGTACAAAATTTAAAAAGAAGGATGCAGCCATATTAAAACAACTGGAAATGGATTCAATTTCATCGCTTGCTTTTTTGTCGGCAAGCGATGAAGTTCAGCAAGCAACAGTTTTCAAAAGAAATCCGTATTTGGAAGTTGTTTATTCTGCTAATGATTGGACAACTCTACAGATAGCGGAGAAGGGCTACATTGGTTTAAAAACATCTAACAAAAAAGATATAGTTATAGGAATTTTACCAGAGATGTTTTTCAGTGGCTTTCGAGAGGTGGCGCTGGATGATATCAGTGTTAATTTAATAATACTTGCCGAGCAAGAGATTTCCTATAGTCAGTTAACTACATCGGCGAAACATTATTTTCCCAAAAGTGGGGGGAAAAGTGAAGAGAAATCTTTTAATGAGTTAATGCTTTTAAAAATGGAATATCTGATTACTAATAAAATATTATTTGTCGTACAAACGTCAGGGGATGAAAGCAAAATATAA
- a CDS encoding glycosyltransferase family 2 protein, whose amino-acid sequence MNNLAGISVIMPTYNQGAFIKRAITSLFAQHFNNWELIIVNDGSSDYTEDLVQEYIQEGRIHYYKNSENKGLGFCLNLGIQYANYEYISYLPSDDIYYADHLSSLFSTLSVRSDAVLCYSGLTYNNSDNYATGLSVERTVGPIEDKGLQLVQVMHRKTAFKWVERDVFVTADLNKMFWEQLKQVGQFVGSKNISCEWVSHPLQRHKIISKKFGGGLPFYKEYYGVKESLSFYTDGGECINEEKKLTERQNIRIAPGKLKILIVGELGFNPERLSVLEEHGHRLFGVWIPNPDLHNSVGPFSFGNIITLNVEHLKKQIEEVRPDIIYALLNTQAVRLAHYVMTSNPDIPFVWHFKEGPFFCRNAGIWKELFELYYNADGRIYINEECKDWYEQFIGDQNRPSYILDGDLPPKKWFTDIRSPLLSSSDGETHTVMAGRPYGITPSDMAVLASHKVHLHLYGEFYQKKWKAWVNESEQMASGYLHLHSHCKPENWSKEFSQYDAGWLHCFESENQGELIRCSWDDLNYPARMSTLAVGGLPMIQKNNNGHKVSSQRLLEKLQIGVLFRSFDDLGGQLNEKDTLNQLKENCWRNRERFSFDYYIDDLLTFFENVIATKKQNN is encoded by the coding sequence ATGAATAATCTAGCAGGGATTTCGGTCATTATGCCTACTTATAACCAAGGTGCTTTTATAAAAAGGGCTATAACTAGCCTTTTTGCCCAGCATTTTAATAATTGGGAGCTGATTATAGTTAATGACGGATCTTCCGATTATACAGAAGATCTAGTACAGGAATATATTCAAGAAGGCAGAATTCATTATTACAAGAATAGCGAAAATAAAGGATTAGGATTTTGTTTGAACTTAGGTATTCAGTACGCAAATTATGAATATATTAGTTACTTACCCTCCGATGATATTTATTATGCAGACCATCTCTCATCCTTATTTTCAACTTTGTCGGTAAGATCTGATGCGGTATTATGTTATTCTGGATTAACTTATAATAATAGCGATAATTATGCAACCGGCCTATCCGTAGAAAGAACTGTCGGACCTATAGAGGACAAGGGTTTGCAACTGGTTCAGGTAATGCACAGAAAAACTGCCTTTAAATGGGTTGAACGAGATGTTTTTGTTACTGCTGATTTAAATAAAATGTTTTGGGAGCAACTAAAGCAGGTTGGGCAATTTGTTGGTTCGAAAAATATATCCTGTGAATGGGTCAGCCATCCACTGCAACGTCATAAAATCATTAGTAAAAAGTTTGGTGGGGGATTACCCTTTTATAAAGAATACTATGGTGTCAAAGAATCGCTTAGCTTTTACACTGATGGCGGAGAGTGCATTAATGAAGAAAAAAAATTAACTGAAAGGCAAAATATCAGGATTGCGCCAGGAAAGCTAAAGATCCTTATAGTTGGAGAACTAGGTTTCAATCCAGAAAGGTTGTCGGTGCTTGAAGAGCATGGCCACCGGCTTTTTGGAGTATGGATTCCTAATCCAGATCTTCATAACTCAGTAGGACCGTTTTCCTTCGGAAATATAATTACTCTAAATGTAGAACATTTAAAAAAGCAAATTGAGGAAGTCAGGCCGGATATCATTTATGCCCTGTTAAATACACAGGCTGTAAGACTCGCACATTATGTGATGACGTCAAATCCGGACATCCCATTTGTTTGGCACTTTAAAGAAGGACCTTTTTTTTGCAGGAATGCAGGAATTTGGAAAGAATTGTTTGAGCTATACTATAATGCAGATGGCCGCATTTACATTAATGAAGAATGCAAAGATTGGTACGAGCAATTTATTGGAGATCAAAATCGTCCGTCGTACATTTTGGACGGAGATCTTCCTCCTAAAAAATGGTTTACTGATATTCGTTCTCCTTTGTTGTCCTCATCAGATGGTGAAACACACACTGTAATGGCAGGCCGGCCATATGGAATAACACCCTCTGATATGGCGGTTCTTGCTAGTCACAAAGTTCACTTGCATCTATATGGGGAGTTTTACCAAAAAAAGTGGAAAGCGTGGGTGAACGAGAGCGAGCAAATGGCTAGTGGATATTTACATCTTCATTCCCATTGTAAACCGGAGAACTGGTCCAAGGAATTTTCCCAATATGATGCCGGCTGGCTGCATTGTTTTGAAAGCGAAAACCAAGGCGAATTAATCCGCTGCAGTTGGGACGATTTAAATTACCCGGCACGAATGTCAACACTTGCTGTCGGCGGACTGCCAATGATTCAAAAAAATAACAATGGCCATAAGGTTTCTTCTCAGAGGCTGCTGGAAAAGCTACAGATTGGAGTGCTTTTTAGGTCTTTTGACGATTTGGGAGGTCAACTGAATGAAAAGGACACCCTTAATCAGTTAAAGGAAAATTGTTGGAGAAACAGGGAACGTTTTTCCTTTGATTACTACATAGATGATTTATTAACCTTTTTCGAAAATGTTATAGCCACTAAGAAACAAAATAATTAA
- a CDS encoding glycosyltransferase, translated as MDENANKIIRGLWIGSRLNPLALLCINSFLFHGHEFHLYTYEKMEVPKGTVLKDANKIIKKERIFKDKYNSYATFSDWFRYELLYKYGGWWTDMDVVCMKYFDAEEDYVFATELCGIDQCVIAISNIKVPPRCKLMSDCLSIIYKTEDLSTVNWFAIGADILTIKIKENGLEDFILDPNVFIPVSVSSSEILFQNAYVRFSHMTYAVHFYNNKLREAGFDLYRKFHPHSLFERLKKKYKVRITHDEQQG; from the coding sequence ATGGATGAAAACGCAAATAAGATTATCCGCGGTCTTTGGATCGGGTCACGCTTAAATCCCTTGGCACTTTTGTGTATAAACTCTTTTCTTTTTCACGGTCATGAATTTCATCTGTATACCTATGAGAAAATGGAGGTTCCTAAGGGAACAGTTCTAAAAGACGCTAATAAAATTATTAAAAAGGAAAGAATCTTTAAAGATAAATATAACAGTTATGCAACTTTTTCCGATTGGTTCCGGTATGAGCTTCTATACAAATATGGTGGCTGGTGGACTGATATGGATGTAGTTTGTATGAAATATTTTGACGCGGAGGAGGACTATGTTTTTGCAACGGAATTATGTGGCATTGATCAATGTGTAATCGCAATTTCCAATATTAAAGTCCCTCCACGGTGCAAATTAATGAGTGACTGTCTCAGTATTATTTACAAAACGGAGGATTTGTCAACTGTCAATTGGTTTGCGATAGGGGCGGATATTCTTACAATAAAAATTAAAGAAAATGGTCTGGAAGACTTTATTTTAGACCCGAATGTGTTTATACCAGTTTCTGTTTCTTCCTCAGAAATATTATTTCAAAACGCATATGTAAGGTTTTCACACATGACTTATGCTGTTCATTTTTATAATAATAAATTGCGTGAGGCGGGCTTTGATTTATATAGGAAATTTCATCCACATTCATTATTTGAGCGATTGAAGAAGAAATACAAAGTGAGAATAACACACGATGAACAACAAGGTTAA